A single window of Thermoproteales archaeon DNA harbors:
- a CDS encoding nucleotide sugar dehydrogenase, translated as MTRSWIDTLRHKIKNNSAIIGVVGLGYVGLPLAVAFSKKFRVIGYDINTEKIDLLKNKKSYIEDVSDYEINLDTLYPTNNPNDLRNCDFIIITVPTPLREDKTPDLSYIKAAAKTIGRILKPGQFVILESTTYPGTTEELLVPILEEESDLTVVKDFGVAYSPERVDPGNKNYRIENTPKVVGGLTPEFTETAAMLYKTIIERVVTVRDCKTAEAVKMLENVFRNVNIALVNEMSLIFEKMGIDIWEVIEAAKTKPYGFMAFYPGPGVGGHCIPLDPFYLSYISKRYGIIPRFIETAGEINSYMPIHVVNLTEKGLRILGKTIKNARVAVLGLAYKADISDTRESPTIRIIEELIERGAKVKVYDPCVSQIETRFGTFRSEDLREIIAWADAIILAVNHSYFIKTLPNLLTEISSKKRIAIVDAKNILSKPPKSSVYIKLGSGRDFYERNSWDPCL; from the coding sequence ATGACGCGCTCATGGATTGATACGCTCAGGCACAAAATCAAAAACAACTCTGCAATAATTGGAGTTGTTGGTTTAGGATATGTAGGGCTACCCCTAGCAGTTGCATTTTCAAAAAAATTTAGGGTTATAGGATATGACATAAATACTGAAAAAATTGATCTCCTAAAGAATAAAAAATCATATATTGAAGACGTTTCGGACTATGAAATTAATCTAGATACGCTATATCCTACAAACAACCCAAATGATCTCAGAAATTGTGACTTTATTATAATCACAGTACCCACACCTTTAAGAGAGGATAAAACCCCTGATCTATCATATATAAAAGCCGCCGCCAAAACAATAGGTAGAATCCTTAAACCAGGACAATTTGTTATTTTAGAAAGTACTACCTATCCAGGGACTACTGAGGAATTACTAGTTCCAATTCTCGAAGAAGAAAGTGATCTTACTGTGGTTAAAGATTTTGGTGTTGCTTACTCTCCCGAAAGAGTTGATCCTGGCAATAAAAACTATAGAATTGAGAATACCCCCAAAGTCGTTGGAGGCTTAACTCCAGAATTTACGGAGACTGCAGCAATGCTATATAAAACTATAATTGAAAGAGTTGTTACTGTTAGAGATTGTAAGACTGCAGAGGCAGTCAAGATGCTTGAGAATGTATTTAGGAATGTAAATATAGCCCTGGTAAATGAAATGTCCTTGATTTTCGAAAAAATGGGAATAGATATTTGGGAGGTTATCGAAGCTGCAAAAACGAAGCCTTATGGTTTTATGGCATTTTATCCGGGACCAGGAGTTGGCGGTCATTGTATTCCTTTGGATCCTTTCTACTTGTCATATATCTCGAAGAGATACGGAATAATTCCAAGATTTATCGAAACTGCTGGAGAAATAAATAGTTATATGCCCATTCATGTCGTTAATTTAACTGAAAAAGGATTGAGGATACTGGGAAAGACGATAAAAAACGCAAGAGTTGCGGTATTAGGTCTCGCTTATAAAGCAGATATCAGCGACACCAGAGAATCCCCTACTATCAGAATAATAGAGGAGCTCATAGAAAGAGGAGCTAAAGTGAAGGTTTATGATCCTTGCGTAAGTCAGATAGAGACGAGATTTGGCACATTTCGCTCTGAAGACTTGAGAGAAATTATAGCGTGGGCAGATGCAATAATACTTGCAGTGAATCATAGTTATTTTATAAAAACTCTTCCAAATTTGCTTACTGAGATTAGCAGTAAAAAACGTATAGCCATAGTAGACGCGAAAAACATCCTGTCCAAACCGCCTAAGAGCTCCGTATATATTAAACTTGGGTCAGGACGTGATTTTTATGAACGTAACAGTTGGGATCCCTGTTTATAA
- a CDS encoding glycosyltransferase family 2 protein, protein MNVTVGIPVYNEGPNILRLVKSIMMQDIYIDKIIIVDDGSNDITRKLLEYIKKLYPQQVDIIRLPENRGKANALNIIFKHATSKYLVLLDSDVYLHSENTITKLIECAEKYNAQLVCGWYIIKIKNNKSIVQRAYRFSSRLLYEIAKKCNHGITATGAVMLLKKELYSKLLLPPNLIRVDAYIYLATIKGGMRFKSCPNALVTIQLTGNETMKQFIYRQERVKTVPAAHLHLFGELAKKKLNYPPLGITVNSFIKTFVRSPIDGISWAILKLISWVYRKIFKIEVYDIWRKYEK, encoded by the coding sequence ATGAACGTAACAGTTGGGATCCCTGTTTATAATGAAGGGCCTAATATCTTAAGGCTTGTTAAGTCTATAATGATGCAAGATATCTATATAGATAAAATCATTATTGTAGATGATGGATCAAACGACATCACAAGAAAACTTCTCGAATATATTAAAAAACTATATCCACAACAAGTTGACATTATTAGATTACCAGAAAACAGGGGAAAAGCCAATGCACTTAATATTATATTTAAACATGCAACTTCTAAATACTTGGTTTTGCTTGATTCGGATGTATACTTACACTCAGAAAATACGATTACCAAGTTAATAGAATGCGCAGAAAAATACAATGCACAGTTAGTATGTGGATGGTACATCATTAAGATAAAAAATAATAAAAGCATTGTCCAAAGGGCATACAGATTTTCTAGTAGACTTTTATATGAAATTGCAAAAAAGTGCAACCATGGTATTACTGCAACCGGTGCTGTAATGTTACTGAAGAAAGAGCTCTACTCGAAATTGCTACTTCCTCCGAATCTTATTAGGGTTGATGCCTACATATATCTTGCAACTATTAAGGGAGGCATGCGATTTAAAAGTTGCCCAAATGCTTTAGTAACAATACAACTTACTGGGAACGAAACTATGAAACAATTCATATACAGACAAGAAAGAGTTAAAACGGTTCCTGCAGCACATTTGCATTTATTTGGAGAGCTTGCCAAAAAAAAGCTTAACTATCCTCCATTAGGAATAACAGTAAATTCTTTTATAAAAACATTTGTACGATCTCCTATAGACGGAATAAGCTGGGCAATTTTGAAGCTTATTTCTTGGGTTTACAGGAAAATTTTCAAAATAGAGGTATATGATATCTGGAGGAAATATGAGAAGTAA